The Sinomonas sp. P10A9 genome contains the following window.
CATGCGCGTCCGCAGGTAGTCCTCAAGCCAGTCCCGGTGCTCGCCGCACGCGAGCCAGACCTTACGGCGCTCGGGGGTGTGGATGCGGGGGTTGTTCCACAGGAGCCTCCACTGGGCGCTGTCACGGCAGCCCTTGCGGGAGCACATCGGTACCTCGGGAGTCTCGCCGCCTTCGCTGGGCAGCATGCTGAAGAGACTCACGCGGCACCCGTCTTCGGGTCGGTCCTGCCGTCGTTCGGCGCGTTGTCGTCCCGCTCGTCGTCGGTCGCTTCGTCGTCGACCATCTCACCCTGGATCGTCTCGGGGCCTCCGGCGTCGTCGTCCTCGAGATAGCCGGTCCCGAGCTCGCCGTAGGAAACGTGGTCAACGAGCTCGCTGTCGAACGACTCGGTCTGCGTCTGCGCGTTGGCGATCACCACCGCGATCCACGGCAGGAAGACGGCTCCAGCCACGGCGATGAGCTTGAACCAGCCGTCGAGGAAGAACAGGGCGATGATGCAGACCACGCGGATGCCCATCGCGAGCGAGTACCGGACCATTCGCTGGTGCATGTCCACGCTGTGTCCGGGAGCGGCCGAGGTGATGCTGTGGACTTCTGCATCGCCCGGGGCGCTCTCAGCAGCGCCGTCGTCGGCATACTCATCGCCGGCTGCGCCGGTCTTGCGGCCTTCAGGATCTTTCGTCATCACACTCCCAAGCACCCTCCATTGTTCCACTCCGGCCTGTGGACCGCCGAATCTGAGCGATTCCGCGCGATGGTGCCGGAGCCTTGGCTAGGATTCACCCAGAACCGGCGCCGACCCGCGGCGCCCCCCAACGATCCTAGGAGCGCCAGTGAGCCCGGAAGCCCCGTCCCCGCGCAGCGTCCTCATCACCGGAGGCAACCGCGGCATCGGCCTCGCGATCGCCAAGGCATTCCTCGCCAACGGCGACAAGGTTGCCGTCACGTACCGCACCCCGTCCGAGCTGCCGGCGGGCATCCTCGGCGTGCAGGCCGACGTGACGGATGAGGCGTCCATCGATGCCGCCTTCAAGGCAGTCGAGGAGGCCCACGGCCCCGTCGAGGTGCTCGTTGCGAACGCCGGCATCACCAAGGACACGCTTCTCCTGCGCATGAGCGAGGAGGACTTCACCTCTGTCCTCGACACGAACCTCACGGGCGCCTTCCGCGTGGTAAAGCGCGCCTCAAAGGGCATGATCCGCCTCCGCAAGGGCCGCGTGGTCCTCATCTCCTCAGTCTCCGGCCTGTACGGCGCCCCGGGGCAGATCAACTACTCGGCGTCGAAGGCCGGCCTCGTGGGGCTGGCCCGCTCGCTCACCCGCGAGCTCGGCTCGCGCGGCATCACGGCGAACGTCGTGGCCCCCGGCTTCATCAATACGGATATGACGGCCGAGCTCCCGCAGGAGACGCAGAAGGACTACCTCTCCCGGGTACCCGCCGGCCGCTTCGCCGACGCCGACGAGGTCGCGAACGTGGTCCGCTGGGTCGCGAGCGACGAGGCCTCCTACATCTCGGGCGCGATCATCCCCGTGGACGGCGGCCTCGGGATGGGCCACTGACCCTCCACCGTCCGGGCTGGCATCGGGCCCGTTGGAGGTTTCCGACAACGACTCGGCCCGGCTTGTGCTGGCATGATGGGGACCAGTCACTGACATTTTGGCCTGATCAGACAAATCCTGATCGGAAATGAGGAGCTCGCATGGGACTTCTGGACAACAAGACCGCGATCGTCACCGGATCATCGCGGGGCATCGGCGCCGCGACCGCGAAGCTGCTGGCAGGCGAGGGTGCGGCCATCGTGGTCAACTACCGCCAGAAGGCGCCGCGGGCCAACAAGGTCGTGGCTGAGATCGAGGCGGCCGGTGGCCGCGGGATCGCCGTCGGCGGCGACCTGACGAAACAGGTCGACGTCGACGCCCTGGCCCAGGCGGCCATCGACACCTTCGGCTCACTCGACGTGCTCGTCCTCAACGCCTCGGGCGGCATGGAGTCGGGCCTCGGCGAGGACTACGCCCTGCGCCTCAACCGTGACGCCCAGATCGCCATGCTCAAGGCCGCGGCCGAGCGCATGAAGCCAGGTTCCCGCGTGGTGTTCGTCACGAGCCACCAGGCGCACTTCATCGACACGGTCGAGACGATCGGTGCCTACGAGCCCGTGGCCCGCTCGAAGCGTGCGGGAGAGACTGCGCTCCGCGAGCTCATCCCGTGGCTCAGCGAGAAGGGGATCACGTTCGTCGTCGTCTCCGGTGACATGATCGAGGGCACCATCACGGCGACCCTTCTCGACCGCGCCGAGCCGGGTGCCATCGAGGCGCGCCGGGAGGCGGCAGGGAAGCTCTACTCGGTCGAGGAGTTCGCCGCCGAGGTCGCCAAGATGGCCACGGCCGACGTCGAGACTGGCCACACCGAGCTGGTCGGCGGCGCGCAGCAGTTCGAGGCCTAAGAGCCCCAGACCCCGCAAGTAGGCGCCAGAGACCCCACAAGTAGGCGCCAGAGACCCCGCAACGCAGCCGGCTGCGTTGCGGGGTCTCTGGCGGGCCGTTGTGGGGTCTCTTGGCGCGGCTCAGACCCCCGCGAGGTGGCGCACCACGTCGAGGTACGGAAGGTCGATCGCGGCATCTGCCGCCGCACGGACGG
Protein-coding sequences here:
- a CDS encoding DUF3099 domain-containing protein, which codes for MTKDPEGRKTGAAGDEYADDGAAESAPGDAEVHSITSAAPGHSVDMHQRMVRYSLAMGIRVVCIIALFFLDGWFKLIAVAGAVFLPWIAVVIANAQTQTESFDSELVDHVSYGELGTGYLEDDDAGGPETIQGEMVDDEATDDERDDNAPNDGRTDPKTGAA
- a CDS encoding beta-ketoacyl-ACP reductase, producing MSPEAPSPRSVLITGGNRGIGLAIAKAFLANGDKVAVTYRTPSELPAGILGVQADVTDEASIDAAFKAVEEAHGPVEVLVANAGITKDTLLLRMSEEDFTSVLDTNLTGAFRVVKRASKGMIRLRKGRVVLISSVSGLYGAPGQINYSASKAGLVGLARSLTRELGSRGITANVVAPGFINTDMTAELPQETQKDYLSRVPAGRFADADEVANVVRWVASDEASYISGAIIPVDGGLGMGH
- a CDS encoding SDR family oxidoreductase: MGLLDNKTAIVTGSSRGIGAATAKLLAGEGAAIVVNYRQKAPRANKVVAEIEAAGGRGIAVGGDLTKQVDVDALAQAAIDTFGSLDVLVLNASGGMESGLGEDYALRLNRDAQIAMLKAAAERMKPGSRVVFVTSHQAHFIDTVETIGAYEPVARSKRAGETALRELIPWLSEKGITFVVVSGDMIEGTITATLLDRAEPGAIEARREAAGKLYSVEEFAAEVAKMATADVETGHTELVGGAQQFEA